One segment of Hirundo rustica isolate bHirRus1 chromosome 21, bHirRus1.pri.v3, whole genome shotgun sequence DNA contains the following:
- the DGKK gene encoding diacylglycerol kinase kappa isoform X1, whose amino-acid sequence MAEKLVPGDLFSRKTQESVLSLDSDKLAPISPEVGGEESSDSEGEQEGSSHKLIRKVSTSGQMRSKKSVKEGLLLKQTSSFQRWKRRYFKLRGRTLYYAKDAKSLIFDEVDLSDASVAETSTKNINNSFTVITPFRKLILCAENRKEMEDWITALKSVQKWEIHEATQFNMEHFSGMHNWYACSHARPTFCNVCREALPGVTSHGLSCEVCKFKAHKRCAVRATNNCKWTTLASIGIEIIEDEDGVAMPHQWLEGNLPVSARCAVCDRTCGSVRRLQDWRCLWCKAIVHSACKELLGKRCPLGQYKVSIIPPTALNSIDSDGFWKATCPSTCSSPLLAFVNSKSGDNQGVKFLRKFKQFLNPAQVFDLMNGGPHLGLRLFQKFSTFRILVCGGDGSVGWVLSEIDALGLHKQCQLGVLPLGTGNDLARVLGWGSLCDDDTQLLQILEKLERATTKMLDRWSVLTYEVPKQSPSALKEEENGDSNIQVHISHYADSVAFHLAKILESDKHSVVISSAKFLCGTVNDFVTEVGRAYKRATENKQEAELMARKCAMLNEKLDSLVRELNEEAQAIVVPEEMAQATHADVKDQEKAACFNPSPMPRIFKSKEQLMLRANSLKKALRQIIEQTEKAVDEQNKQTQAYQGSVGPSKDSSEELSKKEEKLSSQRLTVTSTSSSIILDRPDTFGSLQFPEDASTLHFSEKCVMNNYFGIGLDAKISLEFNNKRDEHPKKCSSRTKNMMWYGVLGTKELLQRTYKNLEQRVQLECDGVPISLPSLQGIAVLNIPSYAGGINFWGGTKEDNNFGAPSFDDKKLEVVAVFGSIQMAVSRVINLQHHRIAQCRMVKITIRGDEGVPVQVDGEAWIQPPGIIKIQHKNRAQMLTRDRAFESTLKSWEDKQKGEGYRAATRPRLSSQQSMEYLTEEENSLLQQVSRVAETLIARSDCGKGEVVGTGKGELCCGRAKVPAQPGGALAAPAPITHRIHEAAKAHKAVEQELAHAVNASSLALSEALSHKAAGTSEFLSRNMAVEVVLSIKELWAETRAFLEGKALDSPQEEEALHGPLSVLGQELQRLLDIHWLGPIAHPAEEEGASSANKGSFKLRLNIPKPRKEKDKLQKQKANSVLPADKWGSEEVAAWLEALGLGEYRDIFVRHDIQGSELILLERRDLKDLGITKVGHMKRILQAIKELSNLP is encoded by the exons ATGGCTGAGAAGCTGGTGCCTGGGGACCTGTTCTCGAGGAAGACCCAGGAATCAGTGTTGTCCCTGGACTCGGACAAGCTGGCGCCCATCTCACCCGAGGTGGGTGGTGAGGAGTCGTCTGACAGTGAGGGCGAGCAGGAGGGCAGCTCTCACAAGCTCATCCGGAAGGTTTCCACCTCGGGGCAGATGAGAAGCAAG AAGAGCGTAAAGGAGGGCCTATTGCTGAAGCAGACGAGCTCCTTCCAGAGGTGGAAGAGACGATACTTCAAGCTGCGAGGCAGGACACTCTATTATGCTAAGGATGCCAAG TCCCTGATCTTTGATGAGGTGGACCTATCTGATGCCAGTGTGGCTGAGACGAGCACCAAGAACATCAACAACAGTTTCACG GTGATCACGCCGTTCCGGAAGCTCATCTTATGTGCGGAGAACCGGAAGGAGATGGAGGACTGGATCACTGCCCTGAAATCTGTCCAGAAGTGGGAGATCCATGAG GCCACACAGTTCAACATGGAGCACTTCTCGGGCATGCACAACTGGTACGCCTGCTCCCACGCCCGCCCCACCTTCTGCAACGTGTGCCGCGAAGCTCTTCCAGGGGTCACCTCCCACGGCCTCTCCTGTGAAG TCTGCAAGTTCAAGGCACACAAGCGCTGTGCCGTCAGAGCCACAAACAACTGCAAGTGGACAACTCTGGCCTCCATCGGCATTGAAATCATCGAGGATGAGGACGGG GTGGCCATGCCCCATCAGTGGCTGGAGGGGAACTTGCCTGTCAGCGCTCGCTGTGCTGTCTGCGACCGCACCTGTGGCAGTGTCCGGAGGCTGCAGGACTGGCGGTGTCTCTGGTGCAAGGCCATC GTTCACAGTGCCTGCAAGGAGCTCCTTGGCAAGAGGTGCCCCCTGGGCCAGTACAAAGTGTCCATCATCCCACCAACTGCCTTGAACAGCATCGATTCTGATG GTTTCTGGAAAGCCACCTGCccctccacctgctccagccctctcctGGCCTTTGTCAACTCCAAGAGCGGGGACAACCAGGGTGTCAAGTTTCTGCGCAAGTTCAAGCAGTTCCTCAACCCAGCCCAAGTCTTTGACCTCATGAATGGGGGCCCACACTTGGG GCTGCGCCTCTTCCAGAAGTTCTCCACCTTCAGAATCCTGGTGTGTGGTGGGGATGGCAGCGTGGGTTGGGTGCTCTCTGAGATTGATGCCCTTGGCCTCCACAAGCAG TGTCAGCTGGGTGTCCTGCCACTGGGGACTGGTAATGACCTGGCAcgggtgctgggctggggcagcctgtgTGACGATGacactcagctgctgcagatcctggagaagctggaaagGGCAACCACCAAGATGCTGGACCG GTGGAGCGTGCTGACCTATGAGGTCCCCAAGCAGTCCCCCTCAGCCCTGAAGGAAGAGGAGAACGGGGACTCCAACATCCAG GTCCACATCTCCCATTACGCCGACTCTGTTGCCTTCCACCTGGCCAAGATCCTGGAGTCAGACAAGCACTCAGTGGTGATCTCCTCTGCAAA GTTCCTCTGTGGCACCGTCAATGACTTTGTGACCGAAGTTGGGCGGGCTTACAAGAGGGCAACAGAGAACAAGCAGGAGGCTGAGCTGATGGCACGGAAG TGCGCCATGCTGAATGAAAAGCTGGATTCGTTGGTGCGGGAGCTGAATGAGGAGGCTCAGGCCATCGTGGTCCCTGAAGAAATGGCACAGGCCACCCATGCTGATGTCAAGGACCAGGAAAAAGCTGCCTGCTTTAACCCCAGCCCCATGCCTCGCATTTTCAAATCCAAGGAGCAACTCATGCTGCGGGCAAACAGCCTGAAGAAAGCCCTGCGGCAAATCATTGAGCAAACGGAGAAAG CTGTGGATGAGCAGAACAAGCAGACCCAAGCCTACCAGGGCAGCGTGGGCCCCAGCAAGGACAGCTCGGAGGAGCTCAGcaagaaggaggagaagctcA GCTCCCAGCGGCTGACGGTGACCTCTACATCTTCCTCCATCATTCTGGACCGGCCAGACACCTTTGGCAGCTTGCAGTTCCCTGAAGATGCCAGCACCCT CCACTTCTCAGAGAAATGCGTGATGAATAACTACTTTGGCATTGGCCTGGATGCAAAGATCTCCCTGGAGTTCAACAACAAACGTGATGAGCACCCCAAGAAGTGCAG CAGTCGCACCAAGAACATGATGTGGTATGGGGTGCTAGGCACAAAGGAGCTCCTGCAGCGCACCTACAAGAACCTGGAACAGCGGGTACAGCTGGAG TGTGATGGGGTGCCTATCTCgctgcccagcctgcagggCATTGCTGTCCTCAACATCCCCAGCTATGCTGGGGGCATCAACTTCTGGGGAGGCACCAAGGAGGACAAT AACTTTGGGGCTCCATCCTTTGATGACAAGAAGCTGGAGGTGGTGGCAGTTTTTGGCAGCATCCAGATGGCTGTGTCACGGGTCATCAACCTCCAGCACCATCGCATTGCACAG TGCCGCATGGTGAAGATCACCATCCGGGGGGACGagggtgtccctgtgcaggtGGATGGAGAGGCCTGGATCCAGCCACCCGGCATCATCAAAATCCAGCACAAGAACAGAGCTCAGATGCTGACAAGGGACCGG GCATTTGAAAGTACCCTCAAGTCTTGGGAGGACAAACAGAAGGGGGAGGGCTACCGAGCAGCCACACGGCCGCggctcagctcccagcagtcCATGGAATACTTGACTGAGGAGGAGAACAGCCTCTTGCAGCAGGTCTCACGGGTCGCCGAGACCCTCATTGCCAGGTCAGACTGCGGGAAGGGGGAGGTGGTAGGCACAGGGAAGGGGGAACTGTGCTGTGGCCGTGCAAAGGTGCCTGCCCAGCccgggggtgccctggcagctccagcccctaTCACCCACAGGATCCATGAGGCAGCCAAGGCTCACAAAGccgtggagcaggagctggcacatGCGGTCAATGCCAGCTCCCTGGCACTGAGTGAAGCCCTCTCCCACAAAGCTGCTGGCACTTCAGAG TTTCTCAGCAGGAACATGGCTGTGGAGGTGGTGCTGAGCATCAAGGAGCTGTGGGCTGAGACCAGGGCATTCCTGGAAGGGAAGGCG CTGGACTCGccacaggaggaggaggcgctTCATGGTCCCCTGAGTGTGCTGGGCCAGGAGTTGCAGCGGCTGCTGGACATCCACTGGCTGGGGCCTATTGCCCACCCTGCTGAGGAG GAAGGTGCCAGCAGTGCCAACAAGGGCAGCTTTAAGCTTCGCCTCAATATTCCCaagcccaggaaggagaaggacaagctgcagaagcagaaggCCAACAGTGTGCTCCCAG CAGACAAGTGGGGCTCCGAGGAGGTGGCAGCTTGGCTGGAAGCACTCGGTTTAGGGGAATACAGAGACATTTTTGTCCGGCATGACATCCAGGGCTCAGAGTTGATTCTGCTGGAGAGGAGAGACCTTAAG gACCTGGGGATCACCAAAGTGGGCCATATGAAGAGGATCCTTCAGGCTATTAAGGAGCTCAGCAACCTGCCCTAG
- the DGKK gene encoding diacylglycerol kinase kappa isoform X4 translates to MAEKLVPGDLFSRKTQESVLSLDSDKLAPISPEVGGEESSDSEGEQEGSSHKLIRKVSTSGQMRSKKSVKEGLLLKQTSSFQRWKRRYFKLRGRTLYYAKDAKSLIFDEVDLSDASVAETSTKNINNSFTVITPFRKLILCAENRKEMEDWITALKSVQKWEIHEATQFNMEHFSGMHNWYACSHARPTFCNVCREALPGVTSHGLSCEVCKFKAHKRCAVRATNNCKWTTLASIGIEIIEDEDGVAMPHQWLEGNLPVSARCAVCDRTCGSVRRLQDWRCLWCKAIVHSACKELLGKRCPLGQYKVSIIPPTALNSIDSDGFWKATCPSTCSSPLLAFVNSKSGDNQGVKFLRKFKQFLNPAQVFDLMNGGPHLGLRLFQKFSTFRILVCGGDGSVGWVLSEIDALGLHKQCQLGVLPLGTGNDLARVLGWGSLCDDDTQLLQILEKLERATTKMLDRWSVLTYEVPKQSPSALKEEENGDSNIQVHISHYADSVAFHLAKILESDKHSVVISSAKFLCGTVNDFVTEVGRAYKRATENKQEAELMARKCAMLNEKLDSLVRELNEEAQAIVVPEEMAQATHADVKDQEKAACFNPSPMPRIFKSKEQLMLRANSLKKALRQIIEQTEKAVDEQNKQTQAYQGSVGPSKDSSEELSKKEEKLSSQRLTVTSTSSSIILDRPDTFGSLQFPEDASTLHFSEKCVMNNYFGIGLDAKISLEFNNKRDEHPKKCSSRTKNMMWYGVLGTKELLQRTYKNLEQRVQLECDGVPISLPSLQGIAVLNIPSYAGGINFWGGTKEDNNFGAPSFDDKKLEVVAVFGSIQMAVSRVINLQHHRIAQCRMVKITIRGDEGVPVQVDGEAWIQPPGIIKIQHKNRAQMLTRDRAFESTLKSWEDKQKGEGYRAATRPRLSSQQSMEYLTEEENSLLQQVSRVAETLIARIHEAAKAHKAVEQELAHAVNASSLALSEALSHKAAGTSEFLSRNMAVEVVLSIKELWAETRAFLEGKALDSPQEEEALHGPLSVLGQELQRLLDIHWLGPIAHPAEEEGASSANKGSFKLRLNIPKPRKEKDKLQKQKANSVLPADKWGSEEVAAWLEALGLGEYRDIFVRHDIQGSELILLERRDLKDLGITKVGHMKRILQAIKELSNLP, encoded by the exons ATGGCTGAGAAGCTGGTGCCTGGGGACCTGTTCTCGAGGAAGACCCAGGAATCAGTGTTGTCCCTGGACTCGGACAAGCTGGCGCCCATCTCACCCGAGGTGGGTGGTGAGGAGTCGTCTGACAGTGAGGGCGAGCAGGAGGGCAGCTCTCACAAGCTCATCCGGAAGGTTTCCACCTCGGGGCAGATGAGAAGCAAG AAGAGCGTAAAGGAGGGCCTATTGCTGAAGCAGACGAGCTCCTTCCAGAGGTGGAAGAGACGATACTTCAAGCTGCGAGGCAGGACACTCTATTATGCTAAGGATGCCAAG TCCCTGATCTTTGATGAGGTGGACCTATCTGATGCCAGTGTGGCTGAGACGAGCACCAAGAACATCAACAACAGTTTCACG GTGATCACGCCGTTCCGGAAGCTCATCTTATGTGCGGAGAACCGGAAGGAGATGGAGGACTGGATCACTGCCCTGAAATCTGTCCAGAAGTGGGAGATCCATGAG GCCACACAGTTCAACATGGAGCACTTCTCGGGCATGCACAACTGGTACGCCTGCTCCCACGCCCGCCCCACCTTCTGCAACGTGTGCCGCGAAGCTCTTCCAGGGGTCACCTCCCACGGCCTCTCCTGTGAAG TCTGCAAGTTCAAGGCACACAAGCGCTGTGCCGTCAGAGCCACAAACAACTGCAAGTGGACAACTCTGGCCTCCATCGGCATTGAAATCATCGAGGATGAGGACGGG GTGGCCATGCCCCATCAGTGGCTGGAGGGGAACTTGCCTGTCAGCGCTCGCTGTGCTGTCTGCGACCGCACCTGTGGCAGTGTCCGGAGGCTGCAGGACTGGCGGTGTCTCTGGTGCAAGGCCATC GTTCACAGTGCCTGCAAGGAGCTCCTTGGCAAGAGGTGCCCCCTGGGCCAGTACAAAGTGTCCATCATCCCACCAACTGCCTTGAACAGCATCGATTCTGATG GTTTCTGGAAAGCCACCTGCccctccacctgctccagccctctcctGGCCTTTGTCAACTCCAAGAGCGGGGACAACCAGGGTGTCAAGTTTCTGCGCAAGTTCAAGCAGTTCCTCAACCCAGCCCAAGTCTTTGACCTCATGAATGGGGGCCCACACTTGGG GCTGCGCCTCTTCCAGAAGTTCTCCACCTTCAGAATCCTGGTGTGTGGTGGGGATGGCAGCGTGGGTTGGGTGCTCTCTGAGATTGATGCCCTTGGCCTCCACAAGCAG TGTCAGCTGGGTGTCCTGCCACTGGGGACTGGTAATGACCTGGCAcgggtgctgggctggggcagcctgtgTGACGATGacactcagctgctgcagatcctggagaagctggaaagGGCAACCACCAAGATGCTGGACCG GTGGAGCGTGCTGACCTATGAGGTCCCCAAGCAGTCCCCCTCAGCCCTGAAGGAAGAGGAGAACGGGGACTCCAACATCCAG GTCCACATCTCCCATTACGCCGACTCTGTTGCCTTCCACCTGGCCAAGATCCTGGAGTCAGACAAGCACTCAGTGGTGATCTCCTCTGCAAA GTTCCTCTGTGGCACCGTCAATGACTTTGTGACCGAAGTTGGGCGGGCTTACAAGAGGGCAACAGAGAACAAGCAGGAGGCTGAGCTGATGGCACGGAAG TGCGCCATGCTGAATGAAAAGCTGGATTCGTTGGTGCGGGAGCTGAATGAGGAGGCTCAGGCCATCGTGGTCCCTGAAGAAATGGCACAGGCCACCCATGCTGATGTCAAGGACCAGGAAAAAGCTGCCTGCTTTAACCCCAGCCCCATGCCTCGCATTTTCAAATCCAAGGAGCAACTCATGCTGCGGGCAAACAGCCTGAAGAAAGCCCTGCGGCAAATCATTGAGCAAACGGAGAAAG CTGTGGATGAGCAGAACAAGCAGACCCAAGCCTACCAGGGCAGCGTGGGCCCCAGCAAGGACAGCTCGGAGGAGCTCAGcaagaaggaggagaagctcA GCTCCCAGCGGCTGACGGTGACCTCTACATCTTCCTCCATCATTCTGGACCGGCCAGACACCTTTGGCAGCTTGCAGTTCCCTGAAGATGCCAGCACCCT CCACTTCTCAGAGAAATGCGTGATGAATAACTACTTTGGCATTGGCCTGGATGCAAAGATCTCCCTGGAGTTCAACAACAAACGTGATGAGCACCCCAAGAAGTGCAG CAGTCGCACCAAGAACATGATGTGGTATGGGGTGCTAGGCACAAAGGAGCTCCTGCAGCGCACCTACAAGAACCTGGAACAGCGGGTACAGCTGGAG TGTGATGGGGTGCCTATCTCgctgcccagcctgcagggCATTGCTGTCCTCAACATCCCCAGCTATGCTGGGGGCATCAACTTCTGGGGAGGCACCAAGGAGGACAAT AACTTTGGGGCTCCATCCTTTGATGACAAGAAGCTGGAGGTGGTGGCAGTTTTTGGCAGCATCCAGATGGCTGTGTCACGGGTCATCAACCTCCAGCACCATCGCATTGCACAG TGCCGCATGGTGAAGATCACCATCCGGGGGGACGagggtgtccctgtgcaggtGGATGGAGAGGCCTGGATCCAGCCACCCGGCATCATCAAAATCCAGCACAAGAACAGAGCTCAGATGCTGACAAGGGACCGG GCATTTGAAAGTACCCTCAAGTCTTGGGAGGACAAACAGAAGGGGGAGGGCTACCGAGCAGCCACACGGCCGCggctcagctcccagcagtcCATGGAATACTTGACTGAGGAGGAGAACAGCCTCTTGCAGCAGGTCTCACGGGTCGCCGAGACCCTCATTGCCAG GATCCATGAGGCAGCCAAGGCTCACAAAGccgtggagcaggagctggcacatGCGGTCAATGCCAGCTCCCTGGCACTGAGTGAAGCCCTCTCCCACAAAGCTGCTGGCACTTCAGAG TTTCTCAGCAGGAACATGGCTGTGGAGGTGGTGCTGAGCATCAAGGAGCTGTGGGCTGAGACCAGGGCATTCCTGGAAGGGAAGGCG CTGGACTCGccacaggaggaggaggcgctTCATGGTCCCCTGAGTGTGCTGGGCCAGGAGTTGCAGCGGCTGCTGGACATCCACTGGCTGGGGCCTATTGCCCACCCTGCTGAGGAG GAAGGTGCCAGCAGTGCCAACAAGGGCAGCTTTAAGCTTCGCCTCAATATTCCCaagcccaggaaggagaaggacaagctgcagaagcagaaggCCAACAGTGTGCTCCCAG CAGACAAGTGGGGCTCCGAGGAGGTGGCAGCTTGGCTGGAAGCACTCGGTTTAGGGGAATACAGAGACATTTTTGTCCGGCATGACATCCAGGGCTCAGAGTTGATTCTGCTGGAGAGGAGAGACCTTAAG gACCTGGGGATCACCAAAGTGGGCCATATGAAGAGGATCCTTCAGGCTATTAAGGAGCTCAGCAACCTGCCCTAG
- the DGKK gene encoding diacylglycerol kinase kappa isoform X3, protein MAEKLVPGDLFSRKTQESVLSLDSDKLAPISPEVGGEESSDSEGEQEGSSHKLIRKVSTSGQMRSKKSVKEGLLLKQTSSFQRWKRRYFKLRGRTLYYAKDAKSLIFDEVDLSDASVAETSTKNINNSFTVITPFRKLILCAENRKEMEDWITALKSVQKWEIHEATQFNMEHFSGMHNWYACSHARPTFCNVCREALPGVTSHGLSCEVCKFKAHKRCAVRATNNCKWTTLASIGIEIIEDEDGVAMPHQWLEGNLPVSARCAVCDRTCGSVRRLQDWRCLWCKAIVHSACKELLGKRCPLGQYKVSIIPPTALNSIDSDGFWKATCPSTCSSPLLAFVNSKSGDNQGVKFLRKFKQFLNPAQVFDLMNGGPHLGLRLFQKFSTFRILVCGGDGSVGWVLSEIDALGLHKQCQLGVLPLGTGNDLARVLGWGSLCDDDTQLLQILEKLERATTKMLDRWSVLTYEVPKQSPSALKEEENGDSNIQVHISHYADSVAFHLAKILESDKHSVVISSAKFLCGTVNDFVTEVGRAYKRATENKQEAELMARKCAMLNEKLDSLVRELNEEAQAIVVPEEMAQATHADVKDQEKAACFNPSPMPRIFKSKEQLMLRANSLKKALRQIIEQTEKAVDEQNKQTQAYQGSVGPSKDSSEELSKKEEKLSSQRLTVTSTSSSIILDRPDTFGSLQFPEDASTLHFSEKCVMNNYFGIGLDAKISLEFNNKRDEHPKKCSRTKNMMWYGVLGTKELLQRTYKNLEQRVQLECDGVPISLPSLQGIAVLNIPSYAGGINFWGGTKEDNNFGAPSFDDKKLEVVAVFGSIQMAVSRVINLQHHRIAQCRMVKITIRGDEGVPVQVDGEAWIQPPGIIKIQHKNRAQMLTRDRAFESTLKSWEDKQKGEGYRAATRPRLSSQQSMEYLTEEENSLLQQVSRVAETLIARSDCGKGEVVGTGKGELCCGRAKVPAQPGGALAAPAPITHRIHEAAKAHKAVEQELAHAVNASSLALSEALSHKAAGTSEFLSRNMAVEVVLSIKELWAETRAFLEGKALDSPQEEEALHGPLSVLGQELQRLLDIHWLGPIAHPAEEEGASSANKGSFKLRLNIPKPRKEKDKLQKQKANSVLPADKWGSEEVAAWLEALGLGEYRDIFVRHDIQGSELILLERRDLKDLGITKVGHMKRILQAIKELSNLP, encoded by the exons ATGGCTGAGAAGCTGGTGCCTGGGGACCTGTTCTCGAGGAAGACCCAGGAATCAGTGTTGTCCCTGGACTCGGACAAGCTGGCGCCCATCTCACCCGAGGTGGGTGGTGAGGAGTCGTCTGACAGTGAGGGCGAGCAGGAGGGCAGCTCTCACAAGCTCATCCGGAAGGTTTCCACCTCGGGGCAGATGAGAAGCAAG AAGAGCGTAAAGGAGGGCCTATTGCTGAAGCAGACGAGCTCCTTCCAGAGGTGGAAGAGACGATACTTCAAGCTGCGAGGCAGGACACTCTATTATGCTAAGGATGCCAAG TCCCTGATCTTTGATGAGGTGGACCTATCTGATGCCAGTGTGGCTGAGACGAGCACCAAGAACATCAACAACAGTTTCACG GTGATCACGCCGTTCCGGAAGCTCATCTTATGTGCGGAGAACCGGAAGGAGATGGAGGACTGGATCACTGCCCTGAAATCTGTCCAGAAGTGGGAGATCCATGAG GCCACACAGTTCAACATGGAGCACTTCTCGGGCATGCACAACTGGTACGCCTGCTCCCACGCCCGCCCCACCTTCTGCAACGTGTGCCGCGAAGCTCTTCCAGGGGTCACCTCCCACGGCCTCTCCTGTGAAG TCTGCAAGTTCAAGGCACACAAGCGCTGTGCCGTCAGAGCCACAAACAACTGCAAGTGGACAACTCTGGCCTCCATCGGCATTGAAATCATCGAGGATGAGGACGGG GTGGCCATGCCCCATCAGTGGCTGGAGGGGAACTTGCCTGTCAGCGCTCGCTGTGCTGTCTGCGACCGCACCTGTGGCAGTGTCCGGAGGCTGCAGGACTGGCGGTGTCTCTGGTGCAAGGCCATC GTTCACAGTGCCTGCAAGGAGCTCCTTGGCAAGAGGTGCCCCCTGGGCCAGTACAAAGTGTCCATCATCCCACCAACTGCCTTGAACAGCATCGATTCTGATG GTTTCTGGAAAGCCACCTGCccctccacctgctccagccctctcctGGCCTTTGTCAACTCCAAGAGCGGGGACAACCAGGGTGTCAAGTTTCTGCGCAAGTTCAAGCAGTTCCTCAACCCAGCCCAAGTCTTTGACCTCATGAATGGGGGCCCACACTTGGG GCTGCGCCTCTTCCAGAAGTTCTCCACCTTCAGAATCCTGGTGTGTGGTGGGGATGGCAGCGTGGGTTGGGTGCTCTCTGAGATTGATGCCCTTGGCCTCCACAAGCAG TGTCAGCTGGGTGTCCTGCCACTGGGGACTGGTAATGACCTGGCAcgggtgctgggctggggcagcctgtgTGACGATGacactcagctgctgcagatcctggagaagctggaaagGGCAACCACCAAGATGCTGGACCG GTGGAGCGTGCTGACCTATGAGGTCCCCAAGCAGTCCCCCTCAGCCCTGAAGGAAGAGGAGAACGGGGACTCCAACATCCAG GTCCACATCTCCCATTACGCCGACTCTGTTGCCTTCCACCTGGCCAAGATCCTGGAGTCAGACAAGCACTCAGTGGTGATCTCCTCTGCAAA GTTCCTCTGTGGCACCGTCAATGACTTTGTGACCGAAGTTGGGCGGGCTTACAAGAGGGCAACAGAGAACAAGCAGGAGGCTGAGCTGATGGCACGGAAG TGCGCCATGCTGAATGAAAAGCTGGATTCGTTGGTGCGGGAGCTGAATGAGGAGGCTCAGGCCATCGTGGTCCCTGAAGAAATGGCACAGGCCACCCATGCTGATGTCAAGGACCAGGAAAAAGCTGCCTGCTTTAACCCCAGCCCCATGCCTCGCATTTTCAAATCCAAGGAGCAACTCATGCTGCGGGCAAACAGCCTGAAGAAAGCCCTGCGGCAAATCATTGAGCAAACGGAGAAAG CTGTGGATGAGCAGAACAAGCAGACCCAAGCCTACCAGGGCAGCGTGGGCCCCAGCAAGGACAGCTCGGAGGAGCTCAGcaagaaggaggagaagctcA GCTCCCAGCGGCTGACGGTGACCTCTACATCTTCCTCCATCATTCTGGACCGGCCAGACACCTTTGGCAGCTTGCAGTTCCCTGAAGATGCCAGCACCCT CCACTTCTCAGAGAAATGCGTGATGAATAACTACTTTGGCATTGGCCTGGATGCAAAGATCTCCCTGGAGTTCAACAACAAACGTGATGAGCACCCCAAGAAGTGCAG TCGCACCAAGAACATGATGTGGTATGGGGTGCTAGGCACAAAGGAGCTCCTGCAGCGCACCTACAAGAACCTGGAACAGCGGGTACAGCTGGAG TGTGATGGGGTGCCTATCTCgctgcccagcctgcagggCATTGCTGTCCTCAACATCCCCAGCTATGCTGGGGGCATCAACTTCTGGGGAGGCACCAAGGAGGACAAT AACTTTGGGGCTCCATCCTTTGATGACAAGAAGCTGGAGGTGGTGGCAGTTTTTGGCAGCATCCAGATGGCTGTGTCACGGGTCATCAACCTCCAGCACCATCGCATTGCACAG TGCCGCATGGTGAAGATCACCATCCGGGGGGACGagggtgtccctgtgcaggtGGATGGAGAGGCCTGGATCCAGCCACCCGGCATCATCAAAATCCAGCACAAGAACAGAGCTCAGATGCTGACAAGGGACCGG GCATTTGAAAGTACCCTCAAGTCTTGGGAGGACAAACAGAAGGGGGAGGGCTACCGAGCAGCCACACGGCCGCggctcagctcccagcagtcCATGGAATACTTGACTGAGGAGGAGAACAGCCTCTTGCAGCAGGTCTCACGGGTCGCCGAGACCCTCATTGCCAGGTCAGACTGCGGGAAGGGGGAGGTGGTAGGCACAGGGAAGGGGGAACTGTGCTGTGGCCGTGCAAAGGTGCCTGCCCAGCccgggggtgccctggcagctccagcccctaTCACCCACAGGATCCATGAGGCAGCCAAGGCTCACAAAGccgtggagcaggagctggcacatGCGGTCAATGCCAGCTCCCTGGCACTGAGTGAAGCCCTCTCCCACAAAGCTGCTGGCACTTCAGAG TTTCTCAGCAGGAACATGGCTGTGGAGGTGGTGCTGAGCATCAAGGAGCTGTGGGCTGAGACCAGGGCATTCCTGGAAGGGAAGGCG CTGGACTCGccacaggaggaggaggcgctTCATGGTCCCCTGAGTGTGCTGGGCCAGGAGTTGCAGCGGCTGCTGGACATCCACTGGCTGGGGCCTATTGCCCACCCTGCTGAGGAG GAAGGTGCCAGCAGTGCCAACAAGGGCAGCTTTAAGCTTCGCCTCAATATTCCCaagcccaggaaggagaaggacaagctgcagaagcagaaggCCAACAGTGTGCTCCCAG CAGACAAGTGGGGCTCCGAGGAGGTGGCAGCTTGGCTGGAAGCACTCGGTTTAGGGGAATACAGAGACATTTTTGTCCGGCATGACATCCAGGGCTCAGAGTTGATTCTGCTGGAGAGGAGAGACCTTAAG gACCTGGGGATCACCAAAGTGGGCCATATGAAGAGGATCCTTCAGGCTATTAAGGAGCTCAGCAACCTGCCCTAG